The genomic window TTGGAGAACATTGCGGATCTTTGGAATAATGCACTGACCAGCATAGAAAAGAAAATAAGCAAACCGAGTTATGAAACATGGCTGAAGTCAACGAAAGCTCACTCTCTTCAAGGTGACACGTTAACGATTACTGCGCCGAATGAGTTTGCCCGCGATTGGCTGGAAGAGCGCTATTCCCAATTGATCTCTGGAATTCTCTATGACATAACTGGAGAAGAATTAGGAGTAAAATTTATTATTCCTCAAAATCAAAATGAAGAAGGGCTTAATTTTCCAAATCCGCCTAGAAGAGCGGATAAAGAGGATGAACATCCTGAACTGCCATTAAACATGCTTAATCCTAAATATACTTTTGATACCTTTGTTATTGGCTCAGGAAACCGCTTTGCCCATGCTGCATCATTAGCTGTGGCCGAAGCGCCCGCTAAAGCATATAACCCTTTATTTATTTATGGGGGTGTCGGTCTTGGAAAAACTCACCTTATGCACGCCATTGGCCATTATGTGTTAGATCATAACCCGTCAGCTAAGGTTGTATATTTATCATCAGAGAAATTTACGAATGAATTCATCAACTCCATTCGTGACAATAAGGCAGTGGATTTCCGCAATAAATATCGAAAAGTAGATGTACTGTTAATTGATGATATTCAATTTTTAGCCGGAAAAGAATCAACTCAAGAGGAATTTTTCCATACTTTTAATACATTACATGAGGAAAGCAAGCAAATTATTATTTCCAGTGATCGGCCGCCAAAGGAAATTCCGACTCTTGAAGATAGGCTTCGATCCAGGTTCGAATGGGGGCTTATTACTGACATTACACCGCCCGATCTTGAAACAAGGATCGCAATTTTGCGTAAAAAGGCAAAGGCTGAAGGACTCGATATACCTAATGAAGTTATGCTGTATATTGCCAATCAAATTGATTCAAATATTCGTGAATTAGAGGGGGCTCTTATTCGCGTTGTTGCGTATTCATCCTTAATTAATAAAGATATAAATGCTGATTTGGCTGCTGAGGCTCTAAAAGACATTATTCCAAGCTCAAAGCCGAAAGTAATTACCATTCTAGATATTCAGCGCGTTGTCGGGGAACACTATAATGTAAAGCTAGAGGACTTTAAAGCGAAAAAGAGAACAAAATCCGTTGCTTTTCCGCGGCAAATTGCTATGTATTTATCTCGAGAGTTAACAGATTTCTCTTTGCCGAAGATAGGAGAAGAGTTTGGGGGACGGGATCATACAACCGTAATCCATGCCCATGAAAAAATCTCTAAACTCGTGCAATCAGATACTCAATTCCAAAAAGAAATTAAAGAGATTCATGAAATACTAAAAATATAGTGTGCATAACGTGAACCAGCTTACACACAGTCTGTCCACATGTGGATAGGCTGTGTTTCCATTAAGAAAATAGAGTTATCCACATGTTAACAAGCCCTACTAGTACTTCTAGTATTTTTAAAAAGAAAAATATATAACTAAAATATAAAAAATAGTTTAGACGGAGGATTAAGAAATGAGATTTATAATCCAACGGGATCGATTAGTTCAAGGTGTTCAAGATGTTATGAAGGCGGTAACGAGCCGAACTACTATTCCGATTTTAACGGGGATCAAAATCGTGGCGACATCTGAGGGCGTTACATTAACAGGCAGTGATTCAGATATATCCATTGAATCATTTATTCCTAAAGAAGATGGTGGAGATGAAATTGCTGAAATCAAGCAGACAGGCTCCATTGTGCTCCAAGCGAAGTTTTTTAGCGAAATTGTTAAGAAGCTGCCTACAGATACGGTTGAAATGCACGTGGAAAATCAATTGCAAACGGTCATCCGCTCTGGAAAATCTGAATTTAAATTAAATGGATTAGATGCGGAGGAGTATCCGTTATTACCGCAAATCTCAGAAGAAAATGTCTTTAAGATTCCAACTGACCTTCTTAAAGCGATGATCCGCCAAACGGTGTTTTCAGTGTCCACCTCAGAAACACGCCCCATCTTGACAGGTGTAAACTGGAGAGTGGAAAACGGGGAATTAACCTGTATTGCAACAGATAGCCATCGCTTAGCGCTTCGAAAGGCTAGAATAGAAACGGAAGCGGCAGAAAGCTACAATGTCGTTATTCCAGGAAAGAGCTTAAGCGAATTAAGCAAAATTTTGGATGATCATAATGATCCAATTGAAATTGTCATTACAGAAAATCAAGTTTTATTTAAAGCTAAGCACTTATTATTTTTCTCAAGATTACTTGAAGGTAATTATCCTGATACGTCTAGATTAATTCCAACAGAGAGCAAAACAGATATTGTTGTCCATACGAAGGAGTTTTTACAGGCGATTGACCGTGCTTCCCTATTAGCAAGAGAAGGACGAAATAATGTCGTTAAATTTACAACGATTGACGCAGGGGTTATTGAAATATCTTCTAATACACCAGAAATTGGACATGTTGTCGAAGAATTGCAAAGCCAATCTGTAGAAGGCGAGGATTTAAAAATCTCCTTCAGTGCCAAATTTATGATGGATGCCCTTAAAACATTAGAGGGTTCAGAAATTAAGATAAGTTTCACGGGAGCAATGAGACCATTTGTTATTCGGCCAATTAATGACGATTCCATTCTCCAGCTTATTTTGCCGGTTAGAACGTATTAATAAAGTGAAACTTCAATCAGTGGGGGTCTTACAACCCGTTAATCTGCGATAAACAAAAATGACGGGGAGCTGCCAGCAATAAGCTGGTAGCTTTTCTTTGTAAATTCGCTCAATTTTTAGTAAAATAGAACTTTAGGGTACATTCTAGAAATTGTTATGATTTTATGGGAAAAATAAGAGAAGATAGCTTTTCTTTTCTTTTTTACAATAAAAATCAAGCAATCGAGGAAGTGAAAAGATGACAGAAATCAAAATTGATACAGAATATATTACACTTGGCCAATTTCTTAAAGTATCTGAGGTCATTCAGTCTGGCGGGATGGCGAAGTGGTTTTTAAGTGAATATGAAGTATTCGTAAATGGAGAGCAGGATCAAAGAAGAGGAAGAAAGCTCCGAACGGGAGATAGGATTCAAATCGAAAGCTTTGGTTCATTTACGATTGTTTAAAAAATAGGCCTTCTGTAGCAGAGAGCTATGCTAAAAGGATGTAGGTCCATGTATATCGAGCAATTGCTATTAAAAAATTACCGGAACTATGAAGGATTAGAGGTCCAGTTTGAAAACAAGGTGAATGTCATTTTGGGTGAGAATGCTCAGGGAAAAACAAACGTCATGGAATCGATTTATGTATTAGCCATGGCAAAATCGCATCGTACCTCAAATGATAAAGAACTTATTCGCTGGGACCAAGAGTATGCTAAAATAGAAGGCAGGGTCCAAAAAAACAATGGATCTTTGCCCATGCAGTTAGTCATCTCTAAAAAGGGAAAAAAGGCTAAATGCAACCATATTGAACAGCAAAAATTAAGTCAATATGTTGGAAATATGAATGTTGTCATGTTTGCTCCCGAAGATTTACATCTTGTAAAGGGCAGTCCACAAGTAAGACGGCG from Bacillus sp. DTU_2020_1000418_1_SI_GHA_SEK_038 includes these protein-coding regions:
- the dnaA gene encoding chromosomal replication initiator protein DnaA, which translates into the protein MENIADLWNNALTSIEKKISKPSYETWLKSTKAHSLQGDTLTITAPNEFARDWLEERYSQLISGILYDITGEELGVKFIIPQNQNEEGLNFPNPPRRADKEDEHPELPLNMLNPKYTFDTFVIGSGNRFAHAASLAVAEAPAKAYNPLFIYGGVGLGKTHLMHAIGHYVLDHNPSAKVVYLSSEKFTNEFINSIRDNKAVDFRNKYRKVDVLLIDDIQFLAGKESTQEEFFHTFNTLHEESKQIIISSDRPPKEIPTLEDRLRSRFEWGLITDITPPDLETRIAILRKKAKAEGLDIPNEVMLYIANQIDSNIRELEGALIRVVAYSSLINKDINADLAAEALKDIIPSSKPKVITILDIQRVVGEHYNVKLEDFKAKKRTKSVAFPRQIAMYLSRELTDFSLPKIGEEFGGRDHTTVIHAHEKISKLVQSDTQFQKEIKEIHEILKI
- the yaaA gene encoding S4 domain-containing protein YaaA, with amino-acid sequence MTEIKIDTEYITLGQFLKVSEVIQSGGMAKWFLSEYEVFVNGEQDQRRGRKLRTGDRIQIESFGSFTIV
- the dnaN gene encoding DNA polymerase III subunit beta, which encodes MRFIIQRDRLVQGVQDVMKAVTSRTTIPILTGIKIVATSEGVTLTGSDSDISIESFIPKEDGGDEIAEIKQTGSIVLQAKFFSEIVKKLPTDTVEMHVENQLQTVIRSGKSEFKLNGLDAEEYPLLPQISEENVFKIPTDLLKAMIRQTVFSVSTSETRPILTGVNWRVENGELTCIATDSHRLALRKARIETEAAESYNVVIPGKSLSELSKILDDHNDPIEIVITENQVLFKAKHLLFFSRLLEGNYPDTSRLIPTESKTDIVVHTKEFLQAIDRASLLAREGRNNVVKFTTIDAGVIEISSNTPEIGHVVEELQSQSVEGEDLKISFSAKFMMDALKTLEGSEIKISFTGAMRPFVIRPINDDSILQLILPVRTY